In Papaver somniferum cultivar HN1 chromosome 1, ASM357369v1, whole genome shotgun sequence, a genomic segment contains:
- the LOC113319499 gene encoding uncharacterized protein LOC113319499, which translates to MALQLRSSKSRIIHQNPKSIIKFFSSTTNSLPDSTTSDEETTDSSPLPSIFKGIKEPNRTPLKLPPPKTPSPSSFLGNNPKEFQEKIVKFFGHNRRFNVDDSRTVSRQPPRDYYPKLSVQEVEENDRNEISTSLGQNKNRFRGNYNNNNCLSRIESDGDPFESLGEVVKVKKPDEDDDKNEISSSLSKLHTLKDNVHYYCTLKNRFRRDGDNNNWLSRVESGGDPFKSLGEEVVKVKGDDDGDGVINQSRENEGGGSLEEWLMSGADVRRKEMEVEASETEDKSNKHSLNMATESSSKVHNEGKGKVVRWTTATDSILLDTLVDQATEGKMHGDAWEDNVWKVVTDAISQKTRKEFSRKQIDYRLGVMRIEYQRFLELKEKSNFRWCPIKQNVVASDERWNEFLAVNAANKKYKSLRDRGPKWDFVKLGIIFGDHHAIRGSVEGGFDCLKPKEINEVGGSHKNDYSDKDENEGISDEKKVCQSMTKDVIEEMTNTFIDKLSKSVGPLSIGLQLHEELTKMDDFSTDYLDCAFELLMRDRIGTEIFLIRDAAYRKKMLENMREKIGDI; encoded by the exons ATGGCTCTGCAACTAAGATCATCGAAATCTCGAATCATCcatcaaaaccctaaatcaatcatCAAATTCTTCTCTTCCACTACCAATTCATTACCAGATTCTACTACTTCCGATGAAGAAACCACAGATTCATCACCATTACCTTCAATTTTCAAAGGCATTAAGGAGCCCAACCGCACACCCCTAAAACTACCACCGCCAAAAACCCCTTCACCCTCATCATTTCTCGGTAATAATCCCAAGGAATTCCAAGAAAAAATAGTAAAATTCTTCGGACATAATCGTAGATTTAATGTCGATGATTCACGTACAGTTTCTCGGCAGCCTCCTCGTGATTATTACCCGAAACTCTCAGTTCAAGAGGTTGAAGAGAATGATAGGAATGAAATTAGTACTAGTTTAGGTCAAAATAAGAATCGATTTAGGGGtaattataataataacaattGTTTGAGTAGAATTGAGAGTGATGGTGATCCATTTGAATCACTTGGTGAGGTTGTGAAGGTGAAGAAgccagatgaagatgatgataagaATGAGATTAGTTCTAGTTTAAGTAAGCTTCATACATTGAAAGACAATGTGCATTATTACTGTACATTGAAGAATCGATTTAGGAGGGATGGTGATAATAATAATTGGTTAAGTAGAGTTGAGAGTGGTGGTGATCCTTTTAAATCACTTGGTGAGGAGGTTGTGAAGGTGAAGGGTGATGATGATGGGGATGGAGTGATTAATCAATCAAGGGAAAATGAAGGAGGGGGGTCATTGGAAGAATGGTTAATGAGTGGTGCTGATGTTAGGAGAAAAGAAATGGAGGTTGAAGCTTCGGAAACGGAGGATAAATCAAACAAGCATT CTTTAAACATGGCGACCGAGTCCAGCTCAAAAGTTCATAATGAGGGGAAAGGCAAAGTTGTTAGATGGACCACGGCCACAGATAGTATTCTTCTTGACACCTTGGTTGATCAAGCTACAGAGGGTAAAATGCATGGAGATGCATGGGAGGATAATGTGTGGAAGGTAGTAACAGATGCAATATCCCAAAAGACTCGTAAAGAATTTTCAAGAAAGCAAATAGATTATAGACTTGGTGTTATGAGAATTGAGTATCAAAGATTTCTTGAGTTAAAAGAAAAGAGTAATTTCCGATGGTGTCCGATCAAGCAAAATGTCGTCGCATCTGATGAACGATGGAATGAGTTTCTTGCAGTAAAT GCAGCAAACAAAAAGTACAAGAGTTTGCGCGATAGAGGACCAAAATGGGATTTTGTGAAGTTAGGAATAATCTTTGGTGATCATCATGCTATAAGAGGTTCAGTTGAAGGTGGATTTGATTGCCTGAAACCCAAAGAGATTAATGAAGTTGGTGGTTCACATAAAAATGATTACTCTGACAAAGACGAAAATGAAGGTATTTCAGATGAAAAGAAGGTATGCCAGAGTATGACGAAAGATGTGATTGAAGAAATGACCAACACCTTCATCGACAAACTTTCTAAGTCTGTGGGCCCTTTATCAATTGGATTGCAACTTCATGAAGAACTTACGAAAATGGATGATTTTAGCACTGATTACCTCGACTGTGCCTTTGAGTTACTTATGAGGGATAGAATAGGTACTGAAATCTTTTTGATTAGAGATGCTGCATATAGGAAGAAGATGTTGGAGAACATGAGGGAAAAGATAGGAGACATCTGA